In Bacillota bacterium, the genomic window TAGACAAATATATAATAAAAACAGCCAAAGTACACTTTTGTAAGAGGAGGTCGACGAGCAGAGATATACAGATGGTTTTGAATTTGATGAGAATTATCGTGTAAAAATCTGTCCTCGGTGTGAAAATAAGGAATTCAGTCACGATGCCATTTATTGCCGCATTTGTAGTGCAATGTTGTTTAACCGCTGTAAAGGGGAATGGAATGACTATAACCAAGAATGGTGCCGGGAATATGAAAATCCAGGTAACGCACGTTTTTTGTGAAAAATGTGGAAAACCTACATATTTCAGTATTGAAAAGTTTCCGTTGGATTGGAAAGAAGTAAAAGCCAAACTTGAAGAAGACTTTTATCCAAACTTTAACAGCCGGTTAGCCACGTAGTATCGCTGAACATGCTCTCAATTGATAATGTGTTTGTTTCCTAGACAAATTAAAAAAGCACCATGGGAATCCCCCTGGTGCCACTTATTATAAATCTCTTTTTATATCTTACTGAATGCATCCTTACCCAACCCACATACTGGACAGAACCGGTCCGCAAGTAAATCAGCAAAAGAAGCTTAGATACTGCTTTTCCATAAACCATGGAGATTACAGTAGGCATATACCTCAGCATTTGGTTTATCGCAAAAGATTGCTTTTGGCTCATCCGCAGGAGAGAGGGAAATTCTCTCGGTACCGCCCTCGGAAACCACTGCAATCCACTCTATGTAATGCTTTTCTGTCATCGGGTGGGCTGTAGAACCTACCTCGACATATATTTTACCCTCTTTCCTGGAAGCGACAGGTACATGTTTTTCCTTTGCGGCATCAATAGTATTGGCTTCCAGTTTGACCATAGGTTTGCCGCAGCAGACCAGTTCTCCCCCTCCATTCTTAATGAGACCTATAATATTGCCACATATTTCACAACGATAGAATGCTACTTTAGCTTTCATTTTTAACCCACCTCTTTAAATTTAATTACTTGTATTTTGTGCGATACTTTCCGAGATTTTCGCAGACGCTTCTGTTAATTGTTTGGCATCCGGTATGTACTGTATACGTATCTGCTCCATAAGATCAAATCCACAGCTTTTTAATATCTCCTCGATCTGCTCCACACTTTGTCCACCCCAACCATAGGAACCAAAAGCTAATCCTATACGTTTTTTGGGAGCCAGACCTTTTAAGTAAT contains:
- a CDS encoding desulfoferrodoxin → MKAKVAFYRCEICGNIIGLIKNGGGELVCCGKPMVKLEANTIDAAKEKHVPVASRKEGKIYVEVGSTAHPMTEKHYIEWIAVVSEGGTERISLSPADEPKAIFCDKPNAEVYAYCNLHGLWKSSI